In one window of Thalassophryne amazonica chromosome 9, fThaAma1.1, whole genome shotgun sequence DNA:
- the xrra1 gene encoding LOW QUALITY PROTEIN: X-ray radiation resistance-associated protein 1 (The sequence of the model RefSeq protein was modified relative to this genomic sequence to represent the inferred CDS: deleted 1 base in 1 codon; substituted 2 bases at 2 genomic stop codons), with the protein MEKEENQLRADQFTQSTRRPPKRFARKGSIFLLQIXLHSVYNPSEVCTVDIIEQLNSFCIYNIWIHSMTFDAGNFLHLEVLDLSYNRLLTADDIVPIDQLSQLKVFHLSGNHFAHLPPDLGLSNLDPTHLSTTEENTHFKILEVVMVDDNKLSSXVFYSLANPRRSSSDWPDTSFIHICHTNQNCKESSLPLPELKFLNLSDNKIAEEEALLAAALFPKIHEINIHSHLLTTQRSGNSPPERVTPSMADLHLHERLAITITHKKTPAAVKLPLKVLADPKWKEEENMTKVLKRPLPIKAPLITANNNISLHPEEEWENTQQETDHFDPLCEEEEATEKKGDDSVPEKFKALMDAEQDPDVVEPVGTQTAVQMLEHTLKQHTVYRDPKPKHDSIQTPHGERRNRIKQAPLLKSVRKPDERVDEMLKEIKRNSSISDVPLGSVLHRIHGNKQDYEEAVLLLRDLKTKYKKFHKKMTEHTATTKSDHN; encoded by the exons ATGGAAAAAGAGGAGAACCAACTCCGAGCAGATCAGTTTACTCAGTCCACTCGCCGACCTCCCAAACGGTTCGCTCG TAAAGGTTCTATTTTCTTATTGCAAATTTGATTACATTCCGTTTATAACCCTTCTGAAGTGTGTACAGTTGACATCATTGAACAACTGAATTCT TTTTGCATATATAACATATGGATTCACAGCATGACTTTTGATGCTGGTAACTTCCTTCACCTTGAG GTTTTGGATTTATCCTATAACAGACTGTTAACAGCTGATGATATTGTTCCCATCGACCAACTTTCTCAACTTAAAGTCTTTCATCTATCCGGAAATCACTTTGCTCATCTTCCTCCTGATCTAGGGTTGTCAAACCTCGACCCAACACACCT GTCGACTACAGAagaaaacacacattttaaaattcttgaaGTCGTGATGGTTGATGATAACAAACTGTCCTCTTGAGTTTTCTACAGTCTTGCAAACCCGAGAAGGTCATCATCTGATTGGCCTGATACT TCATTCATCCACATCTGTCACACAAATCAAAACTGCAAAGAATCCAGCTTACCACTACCAGAACTGAAGTTCCTGAATTTATCAGACAACAAG ATTGCTGAAGAAGAAGCCCTGCTAGCTGCTGCTCTTTTCCCAAAGATTCATGAA ATCAATATTCACTCCCACCTACTGACCACACAGAGAAGCGGTAATTCTCCTCCAGAGAGAGt GACACCCTCTATGGCTGACTTGCACCTCCATGAAAGACTGGCGATAACGATAACACACAAGAAGACACCAGCAGCTGTAAAACTTCCACTGAAGGTGTTAGCAGATCCCAAATGGAAG GAGGAAGAAAATATGACAAAGGTGCTAAAGAGACCATTACCTATAAAAGCACCTCTCATTACTGCCAACAACAACATATCACTTCATCCCGAAGAAGAATGGGAGAACACTCAG CAGGAAACTGATCACTTTGATCCTCTATGTGAGGAGGAAGAAGCTACCGAAAAAAAGGGGGATGATTCCGTTCCCGAAAAATTCAAAGCATTGATGGATGCAGAGCAAGATCCTGATGTGGTGGAGCCTGTTG GAACTCAAACAGCTGTTCAAATGCTGGAACACACACTGAAGCAACACACTGTTTATAGAGACCCCAAACCAAAGCATGATAGCATCCAGACGCCACACGGAGAGAGAAGGAACAGG ATTAAACAAGCTCCACTTCTGAAATCAGTAAGAAAGCCAGATGAAAGAGTTGATGAAATGCTGAAAGAAATCAAACGTAATTCATCAATAAGTGACGTCCCCTTAG GCAGTGTTCTGCACAGGATACATGGGAACAAACAAGACTATGAAGAGGCTGTGTTGCTGTTGAGGGATTTGAAGACAAAGTACAAGAAGTTCCACAAGAAAATGACAGAACACACAGCAACCACCAAGTCTGATCACAACTAA